The Algoriphagus sp. TR-M9 genome has a window encoding:
- a CDS encoding DUF6364 family protein — protein sequence MDVKLTLKLDQEVIEKAKLFAAEKKLSLSRLIESYLNSLTSDQATDLLEISPYVKSLSSGIKIPADYDYKKDHATYLEQKYK from the coding sequence ATGGACGTTAAATTGACTTTAAAGCTTGATCAAGAGGTTATTGAAAAAGCTAAATTATTTGCAGCTGAAAAGAAGTTGAGCTTGTCTCGATTGATAGAAAGTTACTTAAACTCCTTGACTTCAGATCAAGCTACTGATCTACTGGAAATTTCTCCCTATGTAAAAAGCCTTTCATCTGGGATTAAAATTCCTGCTGATTACGATTACAAAAAGGATCATGCGACCTATTTGGAGCAGAAATACAAATGA